The Flaviramulus sp. BrNp1-15 genome includes the window CTTAAGAAAATTACTGGAAAAGAAGTTCAAATTAACATCTTTGAAATTAAAAGACCTGAACTTGATGCATTTTTAGTAGGATCAAGCATCGCTCGTCAAATTGAAAACAGAATTTCATACAGACGTGCAATTAAGATGGCTATTGCTGCTACAATGCGTATGAATGCTGAAGGAATTAAAATCCAGATTAGTGGTCGTTTAAATGGTGCTGAAATGGCACGATCTGAGCACTACAAAGAAGGACGTATTCCTTTATCAACTTTTAGAGCCGATATTGACTATGCTTTAGTTGAGGCACACACTACTTATGGTAGATTGGGTGTTAAAGTATGGATCATGAAAGGTGAAGTATATGGTAAAAGAGAGCTTTCTCCGCTTGTTGGATTATCTAAGAAGCAAGGAAAAGGTGGAGCCGGAAGAGGAGGCAACAAAGGACCTCGTCGTAGAAAGTAATTTTTTATAAAGTAAAGAAAAATGTTACAGCCTAAAAGAACAAAATTTCGTAAGCAACAAAAAGGACGTATGAAAGGTCTTTCTCAAAGAGGAAACCAACTTTCAAGCGGTACTTTTGGAATAAAAGCATTAGACTCAAAATTTATAACATCTCGTCAAATTGAAGCAGCGCGTATTGCCGCTACACGTTACATGAAAAGAGAAGGGCAACTTTGGATTAAAATATTTCCAGACAAGCCTATTACAAAAAAGCCTCTTGAAGTACGTATGGGTAAAGGTAAAGGTGCCGTTGAATATTGGGTAGCTGTTGTAAAACCAGGACGTGTATTATTTGAAGTAGGTGGAGTGCCATTAGACGTTGCAAAAGAAGCATTACGTTTAGCAGCACAAAAACTACCTGTAAAAACTAAGTTTTTAATCGCTAGAGATTACGAAGCATAATTTATTTGATATTATGAAACAATCAGAAATTAAAGAATTATCTGTAGCTGAGTTACAAGAAAAACTTGGTGAAACAAAAAAGAGTTATTCAGACCTAAAATTGGCTCATGCAATATCTCCTTTAGAAAATCCAATTCAATTACGTACAATTAGACGTACAGTAGCTAGAATTGCGACAGAATTAACTAAAAGAGATTCACAATAATTCTGCTGAAAGATGGAAACAAGAAATTTAAGAAAAGAACGTATAGGAGTTGTTACTAGTAACAAAATGCAGAAATCAATTGTGGTTTCTGAAGTTAAAAAAGTAAAACACCCTATGTATGGTAAGTTCGTGTTAAAAACAAAAAAATATGTTGCACACGACGAGCAAAATGACTGCAACGAAGGAGATACTGTAAGAATCATGGAAACAAGACCTTTAAGTAAATCTAAATGTTGGAGATTAGTTGAAATAATTGAAAGAGCGAAATAATTATGGTACAGCAAGAATCAAGATTAAAAGTAGCAGACAACACCGGAGCAAAGGAAGTTTTAACTATCCGTGTTTTAGGTGGTACTAAAAGAAGATATGCTTCTGTAGGAGACAAAATTGTTGTTTCTGTTAAAGATGCAACTCCAAATGGAAACATTAAAAAAGGAGCGGTATCAACAGCAGTTGTTGTTCGTACTAAAAAAGAAGTAAGAAGACCAGACGGATCTTATATAAGATTTGATGATAATGCTTGTGTTTTATTAAACCCTACGGGTGAAATGAGAGGAACACGTGTATTTGGTCCTGTTGCTAGAGAACTTCGTGATAAACAATTCATGAAAATTGTATCATTAGCACCAGAGGTGCTTTAATACATCAATTTAAGATGACAAAGCTTAAAATAAAAACTGGAGATACCGTAAAAGTAATTGCTGGAGACCATAAAGGAGCCGAAGGTAAAGTACAAAAGGTATTAATAGACAAGAACAAAGCGATTGTTGAGGGTGTAAACTTAGTAAAGAAACATACTAAACCAAGTGCACAAAACCCTCAAGGAGGAATCGTAGAGAAAGAAGCTGCTATTCATATTTCTAATTTATCATTGTTAACTTCAAAAGGAGAAACAACAAGAATTGGATATAGAATGGAAGGCGATAAAAAAGTAAGATTTTCAACAAAATCTAATGAAGTAATATAGTTATGGCATATTCACCTAGACTTAAAGAAGAGTATAAAAGCAGAGTAATTGCAGCTCTTACAGACGAATTTGGATATAAAAATGTAATGCAAGTTCCTAAACTTACTAAGATAGTAATATCTAAAGGTGTTGGAGCAGCAGTTGCAGACAAAAAGTTAATTGACTACGCTGTAGAAGAATTAACAACTATATCTGGACAAAAAGCCGTAGCAACAATATCTAAAAAAGACGTTGCTTCTTTCAAATTACGTAAAGGTATGCCAATTGGGGCTAAAGTAACTTTACGTGGCGAAAGAATGTATGAATTTTTAGATCGTTTAGTAACTTCTGCCTTACCACGTGTAAGAGATTTTAACGGAATTAAAGCTACAGGATTTGATGGTAGAGGTAACTACAATTTAGGAGTTACTGAGCAAATTATATTCCCAGAGATTAATATTGATAAAGTTAATAAAATCTCAGGAATGGATATTACATTTGTAACTACTGCTGAAACTGATAAAGAAGCAAAATCATTATTAACTGAATTAGGATTACCTTTTCAAAAAAATTAAGACATGGCTAAAGAATCAATGAAAGCCCGTGAGGTAAAAAGAGCTAAAACAGTAGCTAAGTATGCTGAAAAACGTAAAGCTTTAAAAGAAGCTGGCGATTATGAAGCTTTACAAAAGTTACCAAAAAATGCTTCTCCAATTCGTCAGCATAATAGATGTAAACTAACTGGAAGGCCTAAAGGATACATGAGAACGTTTGGTATTTCTCGTGTAATGTTTAGAGAAATGGCTAACCAAGGTTTAATACCAGGTGTTAGAAAAGCAAGTTGGTAAAAAAAGAATTATAAATTGGTTTTAGGTTCAAAAAGAAATAGTTCATTTTGAAAACCATTACCGCAAATTAATAAATATGTATTCAGATCCAATAGCGGATTATCTTACAAGAATTAGAAACGCAGTGCGTGCTAACCACAGAGTGGTAGAGATTCCTGCATCTAATCTTAAAAAAGACATCACTAAAATATTATTCGAACAAGGATATATTTTAAGTTACAAGTTTGATGATTCAACTGTACAAGGTACTATCAAAATAGCACTTAAGTACAACAAAGAAACAAAAGAACCAGTAATTAAAAAACTTCAAAGAATTAGTACACCAGGTTTACGTAAGTATGCTGGTGCTAATGAATTACCTAGAATTCTTAACGGTCTTGGTGTTGCAATAGTTTCAACTTCTCACGGAGTTATGACAGGTAAACAAGCCAAAAGAGATAATGTAGGTGGTGAAGTTTTATGTTACGTTTACTAATTTAAAGCCAGAAAGAAATGTCAAGAATAGGAAATAATCCAGTAGCCATTCCAGAAGGTGTAACAGTTGATGTTAAAGATAACGTTGTAACTGTAAAAGGAAAATTAGGAGAGTTAACACAAAATTACGATTCTATAGAAATTAAAGTAGAAGAAGGTAATGTATTAGTTACACGTTCTTCTGATACAAAAGATCAAAAAGCAAAACATGGTTTATATAGATCATTAATGCATAACATGATTGAAGGTGTATCTAAAGGATGGACCAAAGAATTAGAATTGGTGGGTGTAGGTTATAGAGCATCAAACCAAGGACAAAAATTAGATTTAGCATTAGGATTTTCACATAACATAATTTTAGATGTTGCTCCAGAAGTAAAAGTGGAAACAATATCAGAAAAAGGAAAAAATCCAATTGTAAAATTAACATCATTCGATAAACAACTTGTTGGTCAAGTAGCGGCTAAAATTCGTGGTTTCAGAAGACCAGAGCCTTATAAAGGTAAAGGAATTAAGTTTGTTGGTGAGGTAATAAGAAGAAAAGCAGGTAAATCAGCTTAATAATTAAGTTATGGCATTGACAAAGAACGAAAGAAGACTAAGAATAAAAAACAGAATCCGTAAGGTTGTTTCTGGAACAGAAGCAAGACCAAGATTAGCTGTTTATAGAAGTAATAAAGAAATTTATGCTCAAATAGTTGATGATGTAACTGGTAAAACTATCAGTGCTGCATCGTCAAGAGATAAAGATATTAGTGCTGCGAAAGCAACTAAATCAGAAGTAGCTAAATTAGTAGGTAAATCACTTGCTGAAAAAGCTTTAAAAGCTGGTGTAGAAGCCATAGCTTTTGATAGAGGTGGATATTTATATCACGGTAGAGTAAAATCATTAGCCGAAGGTGCTAGAGAAGCAGGACTAAAATTCTAAGAAATTATGTTTCAAAAATATAAAAGTGCAGAGTTAGTAAAACCAGGTGGATTAGATCTTAAAGATCGTTTAGTTGGTGTACAAAGGGTTACAAAAGTAACTAAAGGTGGTAGAGCATTTGGTTTTTCAGCAATTGTAGTAGTTGGTGATGAAGCTGGTGTAGTAGGACAAGGTTTAGGGAAATCTAAAGATGTAGCTAGTGCTATAGCAAAAGCTGTAGAAGATGCTAAGAAAAACCTAGTTAGAATTCCTATAATAAAAGGAACATTACCACATGAACAAAAAGGTAAATACGGTGGAGCTAGAGTAAACATTATTCCTGCTGCTCCTGGTACAGGTGTAATTGCTGGTGGTGCTGTAAGAACAGTACTTGAGGCAGTTGGTGTACACGATGTATTATCAAAATCTCAAGGATCTTCAAATCCTCATAATGTAGTAAAAGCAACTTTTGATGCTTTATTACAATTAAGAGATGCTAATACAATTGCTAGAGATAGAGGTATTTCACTTGAACAAGTTTTTAACGCTTAATAAAAGACAGAAATGGCAAAGATTAAAGTAACAAAAGTTAAAAGCGCTATCAATCGTACGCAAAGACAAAAAAGAACTTTAGAAGCTCTAGGTCTAAAAAAGATTGGTCAAGTAAAAGAGCATGAAGCTACACCAAATATTCTTGGTATGGTTGCTAAAGTTTCACATTTAGTTTCTGTTGAAGAAGCTTAAAAATATAAACTGAAAAATGGATTTAAGTAATTTAAAACCTGCAGAAGGTTCAGTAAAAAACCAAGGAAAAAGAATAGGTCGAGGACAAGGTTCTGGTAAAGGTGGTACGGCAACTCGTGGTCACAAAGGAGCTAAGTCTCGTTCTGGTTATTCTAAGAAATTAGGATTTGAAGGTGGTCAAATGCCACTTCAAAGACGTGTTCCTAAATTTGGA containing:
- the rplE gene encoding 50S ribosomal protein L5, translating into MAYSPRLKEEYKSRVIAALTDEFGYKNVMQVPKLTKIVISKGVGAAVADKKLIDYAVEELTTISGQKAVATISKKDVASFKLRKGMPIGAKVTLRGERMYEFLDRLVTSALPRVRDFNGIKATGFDGRGNYNLGVTEQIIFPEINIDKVNKISGMDITFVTTAETDKEAKSLLTELGLPFQKN
- the rpsQ gene encoding 30S ribosomal protein S17; amino-acid sequence: METRNLRKERIGVVTSNKMQKSIVVSEVKKVKHPMYGKFVLKTKKYVAHDEQNDCNEGDTVRIMETRPLSKSKCWRLVEIIERAK
- the rpmD gene encoding 50S ribosomal protein L30 is translated as MAKIKVTKVKSAINRTQRQKRTLEALGLKKIGQVKEHEATPNILGMVAKVSHLVSVEEA
- the rplP gene encoding 50S ribosomal protein L16; this encodes MLQPKRTKFRKQQKGRMKGLSQRGNQLSSGTFGIKALDSKFITSRQIEAARIAATRYMKREGQLWIKIFPDKPITKKPLEVRMGKGKGAVEYWVAVVKPGRVLFEVGGVPLDVAKEALRLAAQKLPVKTKFLIARDYEA
- the rpsC gene encoding 30S ribosomal protein S3, translated to MGQKTNPIGNRLGIIRGWESNWYGGNDYGDKLAEDDKIRKYVHARLSKASVSRVIIERTLKLVTVTITTARPGIIIGKGGQEVDKLKEELKKITGKEVQINIFEIKRPELDAFLVGSSIARQIENRISYRRAIKMAIAATMRMNAEGIKIQISGRLNGAEMARSEHYKEGRIPLSTFRADIDYALVEAHTTYGRLGVKVWIMKGEVYGKRELSPLVGLSKKQGKGGAGRGGNKGPRRRK
- the rpsE gene encoding 30S ribosomal protein S5; this encodes MFQKYKSAELVKPGGLDLKDRLVGVQRVTKVTKGGRAFGFSAIVVVGDEAGVVGQGLGKSKDVASAIAKAVEDAKKNLVRIPIIKGTLPHEQKGKYGGARVNIIPAAPGTGVIAGGAVRTVLEAVGVHDVLSKSQGSSNPHNVVKATFDALLQLRDANTIARDRGISLEQVFNA
- the rpsH gene encoding 30S ribosomal protein S8, with protein sequence MYSDPIADYLTRIRNAVRANHRVVEIPASNLKKDITKILFEQGYILSYKFDDSTVQGTIKIALKYNKETKEPVIKKLQRISTPGLRKYAGANELPRILNGLGVAIVSTSHGVMTGKQAKRDNVGGEVLCYVY
- the rpmC gene encoding 50S ribosomal protein L29, coding for MKQSEIKELSVAELQEKLGETKKSYSDLKLAHAISPLENPIQLRTIRRTVARIATELTKRDSQ
- the rplF gene encoding 50S ribosomal protein L6, yielding MSRIGNNPVAIPEGVTVDVKDNVVTVKGKLGELTQNYDSIEIKVEEGNVLVTRSSDTKDQKAKHGLYRSLMHNMIEGVSKGWTKELELVGVGYRASNQGQKLDLALGFSHNIILDVAPEVKVETISEKGKNPIVKLTSFDKQLVGQVAAKIRGFRRPEPYKGKGIKFVGEVIRRKAGKSA
- the rpsN gene encoding 30S ribosomal protein S14 — encoded protein: MAKESMKAREVKRAKTVAKYAEKRKALKEAGDYEALQKLPKNASPIRQHNRCKLTGRPKGYMRTFGISRVMFREMANQGLIPGVRKASW
- the rplR gene encoding 50S ribosomal protein L18, coding for MALTKNERRLRIKNRIRKVVSGTEARPRLAVYRSNKEIYAQIVDDVTGKTISAASSRDKDISAAKATKSEVAKLVGKSLAEKALKAGVEAIAFDRGGYLYHGRVKSLAEGAREAGLKF
- the rplN gene encoding 50S ribosomal protein L14; the protein is MVQQESRLKVADNTGAKEVLTIRVLGGTKRRYASVGDKIVVSVKDATPNGNIKKGAVSTAVVVRTKKEVRRPDGSYIRFDDNACVLLNPTGEMRGTRVFGPVARELRDKQFMKIVSLAPEVL
- the rplX gene encoding 50S ribosomal protein L24, with the translated sequence MTKLKIKTGDTVKVIAGDHKGAEGKVQKVLIDKNKAIVEGVNLVKKHTKPSAQNPQGGIVEKEAAIHISNLSLLTSKGETTRIGYRMEGDKKVRFSTKSNEVI